CACCCACTACGAGGCCGCCGCGCAGAACTTCGAGAAGGCGATCGAACTCAACCCCACTGTACCCTGGCCTCATCGCTGGCTCGCCTCCGCCTACGGCCACCTCGGCAGGATAGACGACGCGCAGTGGGAATTGGTGGAACTGGAAAGCCAGCGATGAGGCCAGGGTACATTGGGGTTGAGTTCGATCGCCTTCTCGAAGTTCTGCGCGGCGGCCTCGTAGTGGGTGAGCATGAACTGGCTGCTGCCCAAGACAAAACGGTACCAGAAGGGAAAGTGCGGATTGAGCCGCATGGCCTGCTCGATGTTGCCCAGCGCCTCATCGGCCTTTCCCACCCTGTTCTGAATGTTGGCCAGCATCGCATAGGCGTCGGCATAGTTTGGGTCCAGCTCGATGGCTCGCTTGAGACTGGCGATGCCCTTATCGCCATCGAAGAGTCCCGGCCGCGAGAAGACCCGCGCCATCACCCAGTGAGCAGACGGCAGCTCGTCGTTGAGTTCCACGGTCTTCTCAGCCAGCCGCTGCGCCTCGGCAAGAGACTTCTCCGGAGTGTCCGTCCAGGCGTTCTCGGCGGCGAGTGTATGGGCCGTCGCGAGCCTGCCGATCGCCGCCGCGAAGTTCGGGTCTATCTCCAGAGCGGATTGCAACAGTGCTATGGAACGTTGGTTCCCTTCCTTGGTGTAGTAGCTCTCATACTGCAGGGCCTGGATATAAAGATCGTAGGCCTCCGGACTGTCGGTAAGGTGGCTGGCCAGGCGCTGCTGCTCTCCCGGACTGACCTCGATCTTTAGCTGGGAGATGATCTGCGAGGTGATCTCGTCCTGCAGGTCAAAGATATCCATTGAGTTCCGGTCGTAACGTTCGGCCCAGAGATGCTCGCCGGAACTCCCATCGATCAGTTGAGCGGTGATTCGGACCCTGTCGCCGGACTTCCTGACACTGCCCCGCACGAGGTAGTGGACCCCGAGCTCGTTCGCGATCTGCCGCATATCCATCGAGAGGTCTTGGTAGGTCGAAGAAGAGCTCCTGGCGATCACCATCAAGCGGGAGATCTTCGCGAGATCGGTGGTCAGGTCCTCGGTCATGCCACCGGCGAAGTAGTCCTGGTCGGGGTCGCCGCTGATGTTCTCAAAGGGCAGGACCGCGATGGAAGACTTCTCAGCGAGGGCGGCCCGATTCTCCACTTGTTCCGGTGGCGATGTCTGAGGCCCGACGGTTATCCACGCCACGGCCAGGCCCAGCGAGACTAAGATCAGGATCAGGGCTGCGGCAAGCGGGCGCGAGACCTTCCGCTTCCGGATGTTGCCACCTTCACTTTCGGCAGCCTCGGCCAGCCTTTCGGCCGTCTCGTTGAGCAGAACTTTGAAGGCGCGCACCGGCCTGTCGATGTTCTTGACCTCCAACTCGCCGAGGTCTTCGAAGTCCAGCTTCACCCTGTCCCGCACCTGATTGCGTACGTTGCGCCTTACGCAAATACCGCCAGGCTCGGCGAGGCCTTCGAGCCTGGCCGCGATGTTTACGCCGTTTCCATAGATATCGTCGCCTT
The nucleotide sequence above comes from Limibacillus sp.. Encoded proteins:
- a CDS encoding adenylate/guanylate cyclase domain-containing protein, yielding MERHLAAILAADVVGYSRAMDADETGTLERLKAHRRELLEPLATRHGGRTIKLMGDGALMEFASVFDAVVFAVSVQLAMRERNAELPENERLLFRIGINLGDVIDEGDDIYGNGVNIAARLEGLAEPGGICVRRNVRNQVRDRVKLDFEDLGELEVKNIDRPVRAFKVLLNETAERLAEAAESEGGNIRKRKVSRPLAAALILILVSLGLAVAWITVGPQTSPPEQVENRAALAEKSSIAVLPFENISGDPDQDYFAGGMTEDLTTDLAKISRLMVIARSSSSTYQDLSMDMRQIANELGVHYLVRGSVRKSGDRVRITAQLIDGSSGEHLWAERYDRNSMDIFDLQDEITSQIISQLKIEVSPGEQQRLASHLTDSPEAYDLYIQALQYESYYTKEGNQRSIALLQSALEIDPNFAAAIGRLATAHTLAAENAWTDTPEKSLAEAQRLAEKTVELNDELPSAHWVMARVFSRPGLFDGDKGIASLKRAIELDPNYADAYAMLANIQNRVGKADEALGNIEQAMRLNPHFPFWYRFVLGSSQFMLTHYEAAAQNFEKAIELNPNVPWPHRWLSSSTNSHCASSILPRWP